In Luteipulveratus mongoliensis, the DNA window CGGTAGCCCTGGCGGCGTGGTGCTCTTGGCGCCCGCCGCCAACGTCTGCTTGGTGATGCGGTCCTCCAGCGAGTGGTACGAGAGCACAGCCACCCGGCCACCCACCGCGAGCGCGTCGATCGCGGCAGGCAGCGCGTCGCGCCAGGCGTCGAGCTCACTGTTGACCTCGATCCGCAGGGCTTGGAACGTCCGCTTGCCGGGGTGTCCCCCAGTGCGCTGCGAGGCCGCAGGGATGCTTCGGCGGAGCAGGTCGACCAGCCGCTCGGACCGGTCGAACGGCTCCTGATCCCGTTCTCGGACAACGGCTTTGGCGATTCTTCGGGCGAACCGCTCCTCGCCGTAGTCACGCAGCACTCGCTCCAGCTCGGCGGCGTCGTAGGTGTTCAGCACGTCCGCCGCGGTCTGGCCGGTGCTCTGGTCCATCCGCATGTCCAGCGGTGCGTCGTGCCGGTAGGCGAACCCTCGCTCGGCCTCGTCGAGCTGCAGCGAGGAGACACCCAGGTCGAAG includes these proteins:
- the rsmH gene encoding 16S rRNA (cytosine(1402)-N(4))-methyltransferase RsmH, translated to MSTPGPAADRHVPVLRDRIVELLAPALQAPGSVALDATLGMGGHAEALLEACPEATVIGLDRDQDALRLAGDRLASYGSRFVPAHAVYDELTQVLAERDVPLVQAVLFDLGVSSLQLDEAERGFAYRHDAPLDMRMDQSTGQTAADVLNTYDAAELERVLRDYGEERFARRIAKAVVRERDQEPFDRSERLVDLLRRSIPAASQRTGGHPGKRTFQALRIEVNSELDAWRDALPAAIDALAVGGRVAVLSYHSLEDRITKQTLAAGAKSTTPPGLPVELPEHAPYLRLLTRGGEAPSEAETEDNPRAASARLRAAERTRPTKGSMP